The nucleotide sequence CGTCGCGGCTCCAGGCCCCAATCCGCTGATCAAGACAGACGCCGCGCAGGACGAGAGCTCACTCGAAGGCGCGGGAATCCTCCAAGACTTCTGGGACACCGGTGCCAAGATCGCCAGTGGAGACTGGGCGGAAGGGCTGGCGAATCTCGCCAACGGGGCGATGGGCCTGGCCGACCTCGTCGCCGATCCCATCGGGACCCTGGCGGCGTCGGCGTTCGGTTGGATCATCGAGCACGTCCCGTTTCTCCGTGAACCACTCGATTGGCTCGTCGGTGATCAGGTCGCCTTGGACAACATGATCGGGACCTGGGAGAACATCGGCAAGGAACTCGAGTCGGTCAGCGAAGACCTGGGCAAGGCCGTCGACCGCGAAAGCGCGAACTGGACCGGCGAAGCCGCGGACGCCTATCGGGCCTTCGCCAAGAATCGGGCCGATCTGTATGCGGGCATCGCCTCGGGTGCGAACTCCATCGGGACTCTGGTCAGCGTATGCAAGATGATCCTCGCGGTCGTGCGAACCATCGTCCGTGACTTGATCTCCGAGTGCCTAGGAAAGCTCGTGAGCATCGCGATGCGCTACCCAGGGCCTGCGATGCCTGTCGGCATCGCAGCGGAGGGAACTCCCAAGGCCATCAGTTACGCACAGAGGTGCGTCGGTTGGATCAAGAAGCTGACCAAGGCGTTCGACAAGGCGAAGGGGCTCTTCAAGCGTCTCACGGATGGCTTCGACAAGATCAAGGACGCCCTGACTCCGAAAGCGCTGAAGAAGTTCACCGGCAGCGGAAAGAAGGCTGTCGACGGTGCCGGCGACACGACCTTCGCGTCGAAGGTCGCCGAGGCGAGGAAGGACCTTCCTGAGTCTCGCAAGCACATATTCGGTTTGGAGGATACGTCCAAGGATAAGAGCCTCACCGAAAACCTTGCCCAGGTGAAAGAAAACATGGCCGGTCGTCTCAAGGACAAGTACGGCGAGGACTTTCAGGCGAACCTCACCAAGGAGAAACGTAAGGCCCTTGGGAAAAAGATCGATGAGACGGTAGATGACACTTTCGGTGAGGAGGAGGAACCGCCGAGTAAAAAGGCGTCGCCTCCGGCTGGGGTCATGGGGCCGTACAGCGCGGCAGGCGCACCCCAGAAATCCGCTCCAGAGGACGTCGCAGCTGAGCCGCCGATCTTCGAGCAACAGGGTGGACAGCGAATCTCCGGCTCTCTGTAGGGCTTTGAACGACATGAGGGGAACACAAAGTGGCCGATGACCGGTTGGTGATCTCGAGAACGCCTGGAGTCTTCGGTCATTTGGTACTGGTAGTTCTGTTCGCCACCTTGACCGCGGTCATGACGATCGCCGTGGTCAGCGACTACCAGTTGGCGGTGCGCATCGTCGCCGGTGTGCTCTGTGCCGTGTTCATCTACTGCGGGACAATCGAGTTCCGTAACTACCGGACTCCCCCGCCTGCCGACGAGCTGATCTTCGATCCGGCCGGGATCAGGCGGATCAAGGGCGGC is from Amycolatopsis lurida and encodes:
- a CDS encoding WXG100 family type VII secretion target, coding for MAETPVAAPGPNPLIKTDAAQDESSLEGAGILQDFWDTGAKIASGDWAEGLANLANGAMGLADLVADPIGTLAASAFGWIIEHVPFLREPLDWLVGDQVALDNMIGTWENIGKELESVSEDLGKAVDRESANWTGEAADAYRAFAKNRADLYAGIASGANSIGTLVSVCKMILAVVRTIVRDLISECLGKLVSIAMRYPGPAMPVGIAAEGTPKAISYAQRCVGWIKKLTKAFDKAKGLFKRLTDGFDKIKDALTPKALKKFTGSGKKAVDGAGDTTFASKVAEARKDLPESRKHIFGLEDTSKDKSLTENLAQVKENMAGRLKDKYGEDFQANLTKEKRKALGKKIDETVDDTFGEEEEPPSKKASPPAGVMGPYSAAGAPQKSAPEDVAAEPPIFEQQGGQRISGSL